One region of Gemmatimonadota bacterium genomic DNA includes:
- a CDS encoding ankyrin repeat domain-containing protein, which translates to MSPKKAALDSEMVHRFVYDAHSDFESVKALLDKEPALVNACWDWGGGDWETGLGAAAHMGRRDIAEYLLQHGARIDLYAAAMLGKLSIVQAVLADNLSEKDKPGPHGISLMAHARKGGKEAAEVVKLLRSLDKKPK; encoded by the coding sequence ATGTCTCCCAAGAAGGCAGCACTAGATTCGGAAATGGTACATCGTTTCGTGTACGACGCCCACAGCGATTTCGAGAGCGTCAAGGCATTGCTGGACAAAGAACCTGCACTGGTCAATGCCTGCTGGGACTGGGGCGGCGGCGACTGGGAAACCGGGCTCGGGGCGGCCGCGCATATGGGGCGCAGGGACATCGCGGAATATCTGCTGCAGCATGGGGCGCGCATCGACCTCTATGCCGCGGCCATGTTGGGGAAACTGAGCATCGTGCAGGCCGTTCTTGCCGACAATCTATCTGAAAAAGACAAGCCGGGTCCCCACGGGATTTCGCTCATGGCCCACGCGAGAAAGGGAGGCAAGGAAGCTGCGGAAGTCGTGAAACTGCTGAGGTCCCTGGACAAGAAACCGAAGTAA
- a CDS encoding class I SAM-dependent methyltransferase, protein MKPAQSWDPERYARNARFVADLGMPVVELLDPQPGERILDLGCGDGALTAKLVDMGCRVVGVDSSAEQIEAARKLGLEAHVTDGHALDFEGEFDAVFSNAALHWMGHPDEVIAGVRRALKPGGRFVAECGGHGCVDTIVQALTEALKRRGLWEDGINPWYFATDEEYRGRLVRQGFDVQYIALIPRPTPLPGDIGGWLETFAESFTSRVPVADRPGFLDEVREAMRPALCDANGAWTADYIRLRFAAVRKG, encoded by the coding sequence ATGAAACCTGCACAATCCTGGGACCCGGAACGCTACGCCCGAAACGCCCGGTTCGTGGCCGACCTGGGTATGCCGGTGGTCGAGTTGCTGGATCCCCAACCCGGCGAACGCATACTGGACCTGGGATGTGGCGACGGGGCGCTGACGGCGAAACTGGTCGACATGGGTTGCAGGGTCGTCGGCGTGGACAGCAGCGCGGAGCAGATCGAGGCGGCGCGGAAGCTGGGTCTCGAAGCCCACGTCACGGACGGGCACGCGCTGGACTTCGAAGGTGAATTCGACGCGGTGTTCAGCAACGCTGCCCTGCACTGGATGGGCCATCCCGACGAGGTGATCGCGGGCGTACGCCGCGCGCTCAAGCCCGGCGGACGATTCGTGGCGGAATGCGGCGGGCACGGGTGCGTGGACACCATCGTACAGGCACTCACTGAGGCGTTGAAACGACGCGGCCTGTGGGAGGATGGAATCAATCCCTGGTATTTCGCTACTGACGAGGAGTACCGGGGACGGCTGGTCCGGCAGGGATTCGACGTGCAGTACATCGCGCTCATCCCCCGGCCCACCCCGCTGCCCGGAGATATCGGCGGCTGGCTGGAGACCTTCGCCGAAAGTTTCACGTCCCGGGTGCCGGTTGCGGATCGACCGGGGTTTCTCGACGAAGTCCGGGAAGCTATGCGGCCCGCGCTGTGCGATGCGAACGGCGCATGGACGGCAGACTACATTCGGTTGCGGTTCGCGGCGGTGAGAAAGGGGTGA